A DNA window from Akkermansiaceae bacterium contains the following coding sequences:
- a CDS encoding septal ring lytic transglycosylase RlpA family protein: MNLTRKFKSVALAVAGVLLIPSCASTSATSKNSTAEAPEKWEVASVQRGKASWYSIRTNRGTRTASGQRLTDHGATAAHKTLPMGTKVRVTNEANGKSEVVTINDRGPYTRGRVIDVTIGVAERIGFVKRGVVPVKVEVLSRPENR; encoded by the coding sequence ATGAACCTGACCCGGAAGTTCAAATCCGTGGCCCTGGCAGTAGCCGGCGTCCTCCTGATTCCAAGCTGCGCATCCACCAGTGCGACCTCCAAGAACTCCACCGCGGAAGCGCCGGAGAAATGGGAGGTGGCGTCCGTCCAGCGTGGCAAAGCCTCGTGGTATTCCATCCGTACGAACCGTGGCACCCGCACTGCGAGCGGCCAGCGTCTGACGGACCATGGTGCCACCGCGGCCCACAAGACCCTGCCGATGGGGACGAAGGTCCGTGTGACCAACGAAGCCAACGGCAAGTCCGAAGTAGTGACGATCAACGACCGCGGTCCCTATACCCGCGGACGGGTGATCGATGTGACGATCGGCGTCGCCGAGCGCATCGGTTTCGTGAAGCGCGGCGTGGTTCCGGTGAAAGTGGAAGTGCTTTCACGTCCGGAGAACCGCTGA